The genomic window CGTTGAACGGCTTCTTGGTGCGGTCCAGCAGGTCCTTGGTGAGGTCCTGGAACTTGGCACGGGTCAGCTGCTCGTCCAGGTGAACCGGGCCGTCGGGGGTGACGGAGAGGTACTGGAGGGAGATGTTGGTGCTGGTGGAGGAGGACAGTTCCTTCTTGGCCTGCTCTGCAGCTTCGCGGAGACGCTGGAGGGCGATCTTGTCCTTGGAGAGGTCGATGCCCTTGACCTTGAGCTGGTTCAGGAGCCACTCGACAACGCGGTTGTCCCAGTCGTCGCCGCCGAGGCGGTTGTCACCGGCGGTTGCGCGGACCTGGATGGTGGAGAAGTTGTCTTCGTCCTTGCCAACCTCGAGGAGCGAGACGTCGAAAGTACCGCCACCGAGGTCGAAGACCAGGATGAGTTCGTCTTCCTTGCCCTTGTCCAGGCCATAGGCCAGTGCAGCCGCGGTGGGCTCGTTGACAATGCGGAGGACGTTGAGGCCTGCGATTTCGCCGGCCTCCTTGGTGGACTGGCGCTCGGCGTCGTTGAAGTAAGCCGGAACGGTGATCACAGCGTCGGTGACCTTTTCGCCCAAGTAGCTCTCGGCGTCGTTCTTGAGCTTCATGAGGATACGCGCGGAGATTTCCTGCGGCGTGTACTTCTTGTCATCGATGGCGACGTTCCAGTCGGTGCCCATGTGGCGCTTGACCGAAGCGATGGTGCGGTCGATGTTGTTGACGGCCTGGCGCTTGGCGATTTCGCCGACCAAGACTTCGCCGGACTTGGAGAACGCAACCACCGACGGCGTGGTGCGGCCGCCTTCTGCGTTGGCGATAACGGTGGGCTCGCCACCTTCGAGAACAGAGACCACGGAGTTGGTTGTTCCGAGGTCGATACCTACTGCACGTGACATATCTTGTTTCCTTTCAATGGCCGATGTTGGAGATTGCACCCTGGCAACGGTCCGCTGGGCGGTCTACGTGCCGGAAGCCTGCTCAACAATCGGCTAGTTGAGCGTTCTGCACTCAACTGTACTCAGCCTCGGAAAGATGTCAATCCAAAGTTGAGTGAAGTACGCTCAACTTTGCTTTTCAGCTCCGGAAACATCCCGGAATCACGGGGCCGGAGGGCTGGTTTCGCCCACGGTGAACTGGCAGTTGCACTCGGGTTCAATTGCTCTACATGACTAGTGGAACGCAGGAAGGGCCCGGCCGTCTGCTGACTGCCGAGCCCTTCCTCTACGAGGTGCGTTTTAGGCGCTTAAAGCGTGAACCTCTTTGCCCGTGAAGTAACGCGAATGAGTCTTCTGGACTGTCTCCAAAGAGTCGCTATTCAGCGAGACGACTTCCCAGTCCTCGCTGGGGCGCAACTTCTCCAGACGCAGTCGCTCTAAGAGCGCTGCTTTATGACCATCGGCTCCAGGAAATGCTGTAACCAGCCGATCGCCGGTAAGGCGGTTGTACTCGATAACATAACCAGGCATGTCTCATTCCTTCCTAGTAAGCCGCATGGTATCAAACGAAGCTTTGAGATTCGCCAGTCCTTCCAGGACCACATTCTCCGTCTCGTCCATGTCTCTTTCCGCTTTGGTGAATTCTCTCAACTTGCTCTTGGACGGATGTTCTTTGGCCTCTTCCAAGCTGCGAAGCGTGCGGACTTTGCTACGGCGCCGCTCAAGTGTGGAGAGGCCACTAGTGGAGATGTCTTGTAGATCAACGACGAACTTTTTCTCCCTATCGTCCGTGGGCAATTCATCATATCGAATCCCCCTGCCCAGCACGTCTGCTGCTGCTTCATAGGTGTTCGCCCATCGGCCTTGAAGGTGGGTTCTGATTTGGATTTCAACTCGTGCCGGGAGTTTTAGCCAGAGGTGAAGCGCGCGGTATCCACTATGCGGGCTGTCCCGCATGTCGCGACAGCACACCTGCAGATCGTGACCAAACAGACCAGCGATGGCATTCGCCACGCCATCCTGCTCATCAAGGGTCATTTCTGCTTCAAACCGCACGCCAGCTATGTCTTGCACGCTTTGCAAGGGCGTCGAGTGGTCGCGCTGAAGCTTCTCTCGCAGGGTATCGATGGTCTTGGGGCGGGAGGTAACCTCCGGTACGCGCTCACCAAGTAACGGAGTCCAATCCAACGCTTTGATCTTTGATTGCGTGTCGGCAGCTACGTCGTTGTAGTACACCATCACGGCATCGTAGGTGGGGAGTGATTCGGGAATTGGCCTGGAGTCCCTGATGCAGATGCCCAGTTTACGCAACTGATTGGTGGTCCAAGGTAAGTCCGGCATGCTGTGATCTTATGTGATTCGTTGGCCATCGACCGCCCGTGAACTGCAAGTACCAGCGGAAAGTTGCACGTAACGACAGAGCACCCCTACATTTCGCCCCTTGTACCCCTGAACGACCTCGTGGTAAGCGGGCAGCCCTCAAGGCGCTACGCGGCGAAGCCTAGGAACCTCGGCGCCCTGGCCGGCATCGAGCGGTTCCGGTTTGTACACCCACGCCACCAACACCACCGAGATGATCATGAGCAGGAACCACGCCAGCAGCTTGTCGATGGAAACTGCCTGCCAGCCCTCCAACTGGTTCGGATAGAGCCACGCGCGCGACCAGGTTCCAATGTTCTCGGCGAACCAAATGAACACCGCCACCAGCAGGAATGACACCAGGATCGGCATGCGGAAGCGCCGCCGGAACACCCGGAAGTGCATCACGCACCGCCCGTAGACAACCACGACGGCGGCCAGCAGCACCCAGCGGAGGTCGAAGATGTAGTGGTGCGAGAAGAAATTCACGTAGATCGCACCCGCTACCAGGGCGGTGATCCAGCGGCGCGGGTAGCGGTCGAAGCGGAGGTCGAACAACCGAAAAACCCGCACCATGTAGGAGCCCACAGCCGCGTACATGAACCCGCTGAACAGCGGGACCGCGCCGATCCGCAGGACGCCCTCGGCCTCATACGCCCAGGAACCGACGTCCGTCTTGAACAGCTCCATCACCGTGCCCACCACGTGGAACAGCACGATCACCCGCAGTTCCCGCAGGGTTTCCAGCCTGAAGGCGATCATCAATACTTGAATAACGACGGCGGCAAGGGTCAGGAAGTCGTTCCGGGCGAGGCCGGCGTTGTCCGGATACCAAAGCCGCGCCCCCAAAATCACGGCGAGCAACGCAGCACCGAACACGCACGCCCACGCCTGCTTCAGCCCAAAGACCACGAACTCGGTGAGCCCGGCCTGGAGGCGGCCTCCGCGGAACCGGTCCAGGTAGCGGTGGGCGGCGTCGTCAATGGATTCCTCAACCGAGGTGAAGTTACGCATGCGGCACCTCGACTCCCACATCCAGCCCGCCAAGGTAGTAATCCCGTGGCCAGTGCCGGATCCGTTGCGGCAACCGTGGATAGATACGCCCCAGTACCCGCATGGTCCGCTCAAACCGGCGGGCATGGCCGGCGCCCCATTCGAAGCCAAAGCCTTCACGAAGATGCTCCGGCAACAGGCCGGCTGTGAGGAAGCGCGCCAGCGGCATTGCGAGCCGCAGGACCCGCGGGCCGCCCACCGGATAGAGCAGATCCCGGGCAACCCTCAGCGCCTGGTCGTCCGGGCGGAGTCCGCGCACGCGAGCATCCCAATATGCGGCGAACGCAGCACGATCAGCGGGCCACATATCCGGCGGAAGCTGCAGGGCTGTCCCGATCCGCGCGTACTCGCGGTAAATGCGGTCGGCGGTGTCGTCGTCGAGCTTTCCATGCACTTGTTCGTAGACAGTGACGGCAGTGTCATAAAGGGTGGCGACCACCCACAGCTGCGATTCGGCGTCGAAGGCGTTGTACCCCTTGGAGGCGCCGGCCGGTCCGCGGCGGACGGGCGCGTGGGCGCGGTTGACGGCGCGGCGAACGGCCGTAAGCTGCTGTTCAGAACCGTAAACCACCGCGTAGACGTAGGTCATGGTGGCCCGAAGCCGTTCCATGGGACGCTCCGCGAAATTGCTGTGCTCGGCTACGCCGTGGCCCACCCTGGGGTCTGCGATTTGCAGGAGAATGGCGCGGCCGGCGCCTGCGAGCAGGACGCCCTCCGCACCAATGTCTGCCAGTCCTCGGACCATCTGAATACTGTAGCGCCCTAGCCTTGGAGCCCCGCCAGGCCCTGGAGCACCCGCAGTTGGTGGTCAAAAAGTTCGTCCCGCGCCTTGAAAGTATCCGGGCCGTACTGCCCAAAAACCTCGAAGCTGACAGCCCCGAACACGGACGTCCACACCAGTACACCGCGCGCCAAAGCTGCGTCCGGGGCCTCGAGGTGCATCTCCTCACGGATGGCTGCCAGATCCGCTGCCAGCTTTTCGGGAATCACGACGGCGGGACTCACCTCTGCGTTCAGCGCACCTGCACGGTAGGCGGCGTCAAAGATACCGACGAGGCGAACGATAACTCGAGTACCAGGAATCGTGGTGCGTTCACCGGGCGCTTGGTACCCGGGAACGGGGCTGCCGAAAAGCAGCGAATAGCTGGCAGGTTCACGGATGGCCCAGGCGCGGACAGCCTTGGCGAGCGCTGTGAACTGCCCGGCGAAGTCATCCCCGGACACAGCGTTCACTGCTGCGTCGACTTCATCACCCAGCTCGTTGTAGCCGTCAATCAGCAGGAGCGTGAGGAGTTCGTCGCGGTTGTCCACATAGCGATAGACGGCAGAGGATACGACGCCGAGATCCCTCGCCACAGCGCGCAGGGACAGGGCTGCCGCACCATGGACAGCCAGGTGTTCCCGGCCGAGCCGGATGATGTCGGCGATGGTCTGGCGGCGGGCACGCTCGCGGGGAGTGGGCGGCTTTGCCTTCGTCATGGCTGCGGCGGGTTCGGCTGGAGTCATGTCCCCAGCTTGCCACAATGGAGAGCGGTGTCAACAAATGAGAGCACTGCTCTTGACAGACGTTAATGCGCAGTCCATTCTGATTGAGAGAGCAGTGCTCTCACATTCAAATCCCTGCAGACCCGAAAGAAGGACCACCATGTACGTCGTCACAGGAGCAGGACCCGTTGGCTACAGTGTTGCGGAGCGATTGGCAGGGCAAGGTCACCAGGTTCGTGTTTTAACGCGATCCGGCAGCGGCCCGGAGCATCCCTTAGTTGAACGGATCCGTGCGGACGTCTCAGATCCATCCCAGCTCGGATCTGCCCTGCAGGGTGCCATCGCCGTCTTCCACTGCATCCACGGATCCGCCTACCGGACAGCGGCATGGGCCGCCGAACTCCCACAAGCAGAGCAGGTGGTGATGGATGCAGCGGCGGCCGCGGCCGCCGTCGTCGTATTCCCCGAAAGCCTGTACTCGTACAGCGAGCCGGACAAGGTCATGGCTGAATCGAGCCCGCGGGAAGCTTCCGGCGGAAAGCGCGGCATCCGGGTCCAGCTGCTGAAAGCACGGGAGCTGCACGCTGCCAATACCGTGAGCGTCATAGCCGGGGACTTTTTTGGGCCGCGGGTAAAAATGGCCCACGCCGGGGAACGGATGGTCCCTTTGGTTCTGGCAGGCAAAGCAATCCAGGTCATCGGAAGCGCAGACCAGCCGCACTCCTTCACGTATGTGCCGGACCTCGCCGCGGCCATGATCGCTGCGGCGCAGAAGCCCGAGCTGTGGAACAGCGTGCTGCACGCACCGACCGGCCAGCCGATGACCCAGCGCGAAGTGGCTGCAGCCTACGCCGACGCCGCGGGGGTTTCCGTCCTGAAAGTGAGTGCAGTACCCGGTTGGGTACTGCGGGCTGCCGGCGTCTTCTCCACCGACATGCGTGAGCTGGCGGAGATGCTCTACCAGTTCGAGCGTCCCTTTGTGATGGATTCCTCCGAAAGCAAGCGGATGCTTGGGCTCGAACCCACTCCCCTTACCGAAGCAGCAGCGGCCACCGTGGCGTGGTGGCGGAGCGCCGGGCGGCAGGCCATGTAGCCGCAGCCCGAGGGGCGGCAGGGCACGCAGCCAATGTCTGAAAATGTTCGAATCATGGATTTCAGACTTGAGGGCTGAAACCCTTGAGGGAGTGCGCAGGGGACGTATCCGGAACGTCCCGCAAAGCACCAAAACCACCCCCACGGGACACTCAATGAGGAGATCTTCCATGTCCACATTTGCCATCAATCGTCGTCAATTGCTGCAGACCGGGGGCATCGGCGGGCTCGCCGCAGCATTGTCGGCAATGTCCTCCGGCGCAGCGCAGGCCGCACCCCGGAACCAGGCCGCAGGCGGTCCCGTGATCACCAACCTGGGACCCGCCGTCGTGCAGTTTTCCTTGATGAGTTCATTGCTGGTGGGCGATACCGTCTACATCGGGTCCCGCAACCTCAGCCCTGCTCGGGTGATCGGTTTCCACCTTCCCACCGGCAAAGTCACATCCCGCACTGACCTTGGATCCGGCTACAGCATCCAAGCGCTGGCCGCCGACTCCACGGGTCGCTACCTCTACGCCGGCGTGCTGCGCGACGGTGTGGATGGGAAACCGAATATCTACCGCTGGGACCTGAGCACGCCCAGCTCTCCGGCAGTGGGTGTTGGTGAAACCGGGGACCGGGACATCAGGGCCCTGGCCGTTGCTCCAGACGGCAAGGTCTATGCAGCAGGTGGCGGTGAGACCTCCAAGGCTCCTTCTCTCTGGGAATACGATCCCGGAACGAACGCCACCACCAGCTGGGGCGTGCCGGATCCAGGGGCAACCATTGCGCAGGCCGTGGCCGCCTCTGACAGCCACGTGTACTTTGGCACCGGCAGCACCTTGGGTGGTGGCAACGGTTCCAGCCCGGCTCGCCTGTTTGCGTTTGACCGAACAACCAAAGCGTCCACCAACATCCTCCCGGCCGAAGTCTCCACCGGCGTATCCGTTACCTCGCTCAGCGTCCTGAATGGCCAGCTCGGAGTGGGCGTCAAGGGCCCAGGGAAATCCGTACTCATCAATCTGGCAGACCACTCCAAATACGCGATCATCGCCAAGACCGGGGTGATGTTCCGGCAGTTGGGCAACGACGTTTTCTTCGTGAAGGAGCCGGGCGTCTGGTCCTACAACATGGTCAGCAAAAAGATCACCCAAATCCTCACGGAGGATGTTGGGGCCATGTGGGGCTTGGACGTCTACGGCAACAAGGCGCTCACTGTCTCTTCCTACGATGTCATTGAAGTCGATCCTGTGGCGAAGACCGCCGTCAAGCGTGACCTCACACAGGCTGGAGCTCCGGGCGGTCCGCAACTCTGCATGGGCCTCGCCGCGGGTGCGGGGGACGTGTATGTGGGTGGCACCGGAACCATTGCGCGTCACCAGCTGGCTGCGAACCAGGTTTCCTACCTTCGGGCGACGGGCGAAGCCAAGGATGCCGTGATCGTGGGCGGAATCCTCTACACCGGCCAGTACAACTCCCGGGGCATCTACTCCTACGATCCCTCTACCGGGCAACTCCCCTACCAGGTGGCCGCGCTCCCGCCGGGACAAAACCGTCCCCTGGATGTCTGCTGGGACGCCGTGAACGGGCTGGTCATTGCCGGGGCGCAGAACGATACCGGCGGTGGCGGGTGCTTCGCTGCTTACAACCCCGTGACCACGCAGGTCACCGCCAAGGTCAACCCCATCGATAGTCTGCAGATGGTCCGGGCGGTGGCCACGAAGGATGGCGTGGCGTACCTCGGAGGGGACAACATCTACGCCACCGGCCCGCGAAGCACGGTTGTTGCCTGGGATCCCGTAGCCAACCAGGAGTTGTGGCGCGTGGATCCGGGACAGCCGCAGGGCATCGCAGCAATGGCCATCCACGGCAAGTTCCTCTACGGCATGTCCCGCAAGGCCTCCGGCCTGTTCGTCATTGACCTGGATACCCGCCAAGTGGTTCACCGGGGCGACCTGAGCAGCGTCTGCACCGACTTCGGCGCCCTCCAGGTCAGCCGCGGAATCGTGTACGGCGTCTCCGACACCACCGTGTTCCGCATCGATCCGATCACATTCGCGGTGTCCGTTGTGGTGGCCGGCATCAACGGCGGCTGGTACAGCGGCCCCCACATCACCGCCGACGAGAACGGCTTGCTCTACACCCTGCAAGGATCCGACCTCGTCAGGATCGACGATCAGCAGGCAATGCAGACCATGCGGCGCTAAGCCGCACTAGCCCATGTAAGTAGCAGCAGATGCCGTTTAGAGCCCTGCAAACGGCATCTGCTGCTATCCAGCCGGGCTGGCAGTGAAAAGTCGCGCAAGCACCGAACATGCAGCACCCCTGGCCAGCGCTACGGGATCCGCTATGGGGGTATCAAAAATTGGAGGCGGAGTATTCGCGTGGTCGTATTGGCGCACGAACGCGGCCTTGGTCTGCTCGGCAAACGTCCCCAGATCGGCTTCGGGCGCGAAGCCGACCACCACCTGCCCCGGGCCCAGGACCTTGGCCATGTTCGCCATTCCAATGCCCAGGTGCCATGCCGCGTCGGCAATCAGTGCGGAGTCGCCGTCAGGGTCTATCCCCCGGTCCTGGCCGCTCCGCTGCAGTTCACGTTGCATGCCCCAGAGGCTGCCTCGGGTTTCGAAACAGTCCTCCGCGCCGCAGTGGCAGGGTCTGGCCGGCTCGGGACCGGTGATCGCCCGCGAATGAGCGAAACCCCCTGCAGAACCGTTGAAGCCACGCTGGATACGGCCTTCAACCACGACGGCGGCGCCAAGGCTGGTGCCGACGCTGAAGATGAGCATCTCGCGGCCTGCAAAGACGCCGTCGAAAAGCAGCCCGCGCGTGTAGGCGTTGACGTAACTGTCGATGACGACGGGGTGGGCTGCGACTTCTTCGAGGAGCTCTTGGAAGGCTATATCAGCCCAACTCATGGCCCCGCTGTGCCGCACCAGGCCACTCGCTTGGTCCACAACGCCGGAGATGGCCACCCCCACACCAATAAGCTTGGGCTCCCTGCCGCCTGCAGCATCGCTCACTGCCCGCGCCGCGGCTGCCGCGGCTTCTGCAGGTTCAGTGGATGCCAACGGCTCGCTGTGCGTGGCCACCACTTCACCGCGCAAATCGACGACGACGGCGTGCGCTTCCGTAGCAGACAACCGCACGCCCGCGGCGAAAACGCCCTCGCGGCCAAGTTCGAGCAGGCGCGCTGGCCTGCCGCCCGTACTGGGCGCGATCTCGGTCTCAACCAGCAGGCCCGAGTTGATGAGCTTGCCCGTTATTCCGGTGACGCTGGCAGCGCTCAGGCCGGTCTGCACCGTGATGGTGGCCCGGGAGACGGGCGATTTGGTCCGCACGACGTCGAGCACCAGGGCCTCGTTGATCTCACGGATCAGGGCCTTGCTGCCTGCACGTGGCTTCATTGCTGGTGGCTCCTGTTGTTGCGCGGCAAAGGATCCCACCCATTCTGGCATCCGTAGCGCTATTGCTTTCACACTCTCCATCATACTTACTTTAGTCATTGACAAAAGATACTGAAACTGGCAATCTCAACCCATGAACATCAACAACGGCGTTGCATCGACACCACCGCCACCCACCGCCGCCGGACTGAGGATTCTCCTGAGCATCCCGGACGTGGAACGGGCGGCCTTCATCTCCCCGGAAACCCACGCTGCACTGAACCAGCTGGGCGAGGTTACCGCCATCGCACCGGCCCAGCTCCAGTCATTGGACGCTTTCGCCGCCGCGGCAGCAGGGACAGACATCTTCATCACAGCCTGGGGCTTCCCCCGCCTCGATGCCGAACACTTGGCAGCGGCGCCGAACCTCAAATGCGTCGTCCACGCCGCGTCATCGCTGCACGCCCTTGTCAGCGACGCATTTTGGGCCGCCGGCATCCCCATCTCCCAAGCGGGAGCAGCCATGGCCCCGGCCGTCGCGGAGCTCTCGCTCACCTTCACTCTGAGCCTGCTGCGCCGCGTGCACCAGCTCGATCACAGCCTCCGCAACGGCACCAACTGGGACGATGCCCGCGCAGTACCCAGGGCCCGTGAAATCTCCGGCGCCCGCATCGGCGTAGTCGGCGCCTCACGGACGGGCCGCCGCTATATCGACGCCTGCCGGGCACTCGGCGCAGAGGTACGCGTCTATGATCCGTACCTCCATGAAGGGGATCCCCTTGCAGCCAGCTCCGCCACCTTGCATGGCCTCATGGCAAACAGCGATGTCGTCGCCATCCACGCCCCCGCCACCAATGAAACCGGGGGGCTGATCGGTGCTGCCGAACTCGCCCTGCTTCCGGATGGGGCAGCGTTAGTGAACACGGCCCGCTCCACCATCGTGGACATGGAAGCCCTCTATAAAGAGGTGCGTTCGGGCCGGATAGACGCTGCGTTGGATGTCTTCGACGCCGAGCCCCTTCCCGCAGATGACCCATGGCGCACCCTGCCGAACGTGCTCCTTACTCCCCACCTCGGCGGAGCCACCATCGACTCCAGACGCAGGGCGGGCGGCATTGTGGTTGACGAACTACGCCGCTTCATCAGCGACCAACCCATGGAACACGCCCTGACCCGAACCGACCTCGAACGGATGGGCTGACCGTGCAGAACATTCTCTTGATCCACTGCCACGACCTCGGCCGTTTCCTGGGTACGTACGGCGTGGAAACCGTCTCCACGCCAAACCTGGACGCGTTGGCCGATGAGTCAGCACTCTTCGAACAAGCCTTCGCGACGGCTCCGCACTGCAGCCCCGCCCGGGCCTCGCTGTTCACCGGTACGTATCCCCAGAGCAACGGCGTCCTCGGGCTGACACACGAGCCCTTCGGTTGGGACCTCAAAGAGCCGAAAGACCACATCGCCTCCAGGCTGAAGTCTGTCGGCTACCAAACCGAGCTCGTCGGCGTGCACCACGAATCGCGCGTCCTTGACGACGACGTGGTGGCCGGCAGGCTCGGTTTCGACCACGCCCGTACGGGAGGTGCGCGGGACGTCGTCGTAGATCGCGCCACCGACGCCCTGCGTCGGATGTCCGGCAGCGAGCGGCCCTTCTACCTGCAGGTGGGCTTCACCGAGCCGCACCGGGTGCCCTCCGCAAGGGACCGCCCAGGAGTGATGGGGTTCCTTGCCGATGGCGTGGAACCGGACGTCTCCTTGGGGCATTCCGTTCCGGCCCATTTGGTGGACGACGACGGTGCCCGCGAGGAAATCGCCGAACTCCAAGGCGCAGTCAAACACATGGATGAAGGCGTCGGCAGCATCCTGGCGGAACTCGATTCGCTGGGCCTCCGCGACCAGACGCTGGTGCTGTTCACCACCGACCACGGGCTTGCGCTGCCACGCGCCAAATGCACCCTGTACGACGCCGGACTCGGCGTTGCGCTGATGCTTCGCCATCCCGGCAACCCGGCGTGGTCCGGGAGGCGCGTGTCGGACATCGTCAGTCACGTCGATGTCCTGCCCACCCTGTTGGACCTGGCAGGACTGCCAACTCCGGACGGCCTCGCCGGGACCACCCTGCGGCCGGCGGTCGAAGCAGGGGAGGCACCACGCAACCACTGCTTCAGCCAGTTGAGCTACCACACCTACTACGACCCCAAGCGATCAGTGCGCACATCCACGCACAAGCTGATCGTCAATTTCTCCAACGCACCCCGTGCCATGGATCCCACGCAATCCTGGGTCCATCGCAGCCTGCCGGCAGATCTCGGCGGGCCAACCATCGGTACCAGCACGGCGATGGAGCTCTACGACCTCACAACAGACCCTGGGGAACTGGAAAACATCGCCGCCCATCCGGAGCAGTCGGAGATCCTCCGCGATCTCTCTGCTGCCCTCTTCGACTGGATGTTCGAATGCGGAGATCCCCTCCTCACCGCCCCCGTTGCAGCCAGCCGCCACCAGATCGCGCTCACCGCGATCCAAGAAGCCACCCTCACCCGAAAGTAGCCACCATGTTTACACGTAAGTTGGGCCGCGCCACTTTGGCCACTGCCGCCGTCGTCACCGCCGCTTTGACCCTCACCGCCTGCGGTTCCGCAGGCTCCTCAACGTCCGACGGCGGCCAAGCCAGCGGCAAAGTGACGCTCTGGATGTACCCCGTCATCAAAGACGAGACAGCCAGCAAGAAGTTCTGGCAGGACACGGAAGCCAGCTTCGAGAAGGCCAATCCCGGGATTGACCTGACCATTGAGCTCCAGACGTTCGACAAGCGGGACGCCCAGATCTCAGCGGCTCTGGCAGCTGGCTCCGGCCCCGACGTCGTACTCATTACGCCGGACCAAGCCGCCACCTACCGCAACGTTCGTGGACTGCTGCCCGTGGACAAAGCAGTTGAGAAGGACAAAGACAGCTTCTACCCCGGCACATTGGAGGCAGCGACATTCGACAAAGAGGTGTTCGGAGTTCCGCTGTTCCAGAACATCAACACCACGGCGTACAACACCAAGATCTTCGCGGACGCCGGGATTCCACTGCCCAAGACCTGGGACGACCTCCGCAGTGCCGCGCCGGTACTGGCGAAGAAGGGCATTGCCGTGATGGACTACGCCGGCAGCCCCGAGCAAACGTTGAACCTGTCCTTCTATCCCCTGCTGTGGCAGGCAGGCGGGACAGTATTCACCGATGATGCCAAGGACGTTGCTTTCGACTCGGAGTCCGGAGTCTCGGCGCTGCAGTTGCTGGTGGACCTCAAGAAGCTTGGTGGACTGCCAGCGGATGCAGCCACCGATGGCCCCAAAGTTGAAGGTGCCCCGATTGCCGCTGGCAAAGCAGCGATGCGTGCCACCACTTCCCTGCCTGAGCTGAAACAGATGCGCGCCGCGCTCGGTGCCGAAAATGTTGCCCTCGGAGCTCCCTTGCAGGGCAAGGTCCAGGCAACCTACGGCAATCCCGGATTGCTGGCACTGACTTCCATCAACAAGAAGGAAAACCGCGACGCTGCCTACACGGTGATGAGCTACCTGAGCTCGGCTGAGTCCCAGAAGGCCCTCAACGCCGCTGCCGGCAACCTGCCTACGCGCAGCGATGCCGCGGCCCTTGGCACGGACGCCGACTCGCTTGCCATGGCAGAAGCTTTGAAGTCCGCCAACCCCGGCGAACCCTCCCCCGCTGC from Arthrobacter sp. StoSoilB20 includes these protein-coding regions:
- a CDS encoding extracellular solute-binding protein, producing MFTRKLGRATLATAAVVTAALTLTACGSAGSSTSDGGQASGKVTLWMYPVIKDETASKKFWQDTEASFEKANPGIDLTIELQTFDKRDAQISAALAAGSGPDVVLITPDQAATYRNVRGLLPVDKAVEKDKDSFYPGTLEAATFDKEVFGVPLFQNINTTAYNTKIFADAGIPLPKTWDDLRSAAPVLAKKGIAVMDYAGSPEQTLNLSFYPLLWQAGGTVFTDDAKDVAFDSESGVSALQLLVDLKKLGGLPADAATDGPKVEGAPIAAGKAAMRATTSLPELKQMRAALGAENVALGAPLQGKVQATYGNPGLLALTSINKKENRDAAYTVMSYLSSAESQKALNAAAGNLPTRSDAAALGTDADSLAMAEALKSANPGEPSPAARQVMGALAPNIQAALRGDVTAKEALDRAAKEARGILQRSAS
- a CDS encoding sulfatase; the protein is MQNILLIHCHDLGRFLGTYGVETVSTPNLDALADESALFEQAFATAPHCSPARASLFTGTYPQSNGVLGLTHEPFGWDLKEPKDHIASRLKSVGYQTELVGVHHESRVLDDDVVAGRLGFDHARTGGARDVVVDRATDALRRMSGSERPFYLQVGFTEPHRVPSARDRPGVMGFLADGVEPDVSLGHSVPAHLVDDDGAREEIAELQGAVKHMDEGVGSILAELDSLGLRDQTLVLFTTDHGLALPRAKCTLYDAGLGVALMLRHPGNPAWSGRRVSDIVSHVDVLPTLLDLAGLPTPDGLAGTTLRPAVEAGEAPRNHCFSQLSYHTYYDPKRSVRTSTHKLIVNFSNAPRAMDPTQSWVHRSLPADLGGPTIGTSTAMELYDLTTDPGELENIAAHPEQSEILRDLSAALFDWMFECGDPLLTAPVAASRHQIALTAIQEATLTRK